A genomic region of Desulfosarcina ovata subsp. ovata contains the following coding sequences:
- a CDS encoding type II toxin-antitoxin system VapC family toxin — protein MDTNIVSYWMRGDSAIIQKIQTFSPSDLSLSTVTLAEIYYGIEKSPTRKKERQLKIERIKSQLEIYPFNESAALKYGSIRASLEKQGQPISERDLQIAAIALANKFCVVTHNVKEFRRITDLKVEDWAQD, from the coding sequence TTGGATACCAATATCGTCAGCTATTGGATGCGTGGTGACTCCGCCATCATTCAGAAAATACAAACCTTCAGTCCATCCGATCTATCGCTCTCGACGGTTACGCTGGCCGAAATCTATTATGGTATCGAAAAATCGCCCACCAGGAAAAAAGAACGACAGCTGAAAATCGAGCGCATAAAGTCCCAGTTGGAGATATATCCGTTCAATGAATCGGCTGCGCTTAAATACGGCAGTATCCGGGCATCACTCGAAAAGCAGGGGCAGCCGATCAGTGAAAGAGATCTGCAAATTGCCGCCATCGCGCTTGCCAACAAGTTTTGTGTTGTAACGCACAACGTTAAAGAATTTCGCCGAATTACCGATTTAAAGGTCGAAGACTGGGCGCAGGATTGA
- a CDS encoding ExeA family protein has product MNNKTLLNLFGLKWNPFSPNIPAEALWRPPAIDSFFFRIENLVKEGGFALICGEPGLGKSKNLQLLVNRLAPMGDVIVAVMERPQSSLTDFYREMGDLFEINLSPANRYGGFKSLRIRWHEHFKNTLLKPVLLVDEAQEMATPCLNELRLLGSANFDSECLLTTILCGDNRLPERFRALPLVSLGSRIQVRRQLEPYTKNDLLDYLRHAVESAGAPALMTKELMQTLAEHAGGYLRVLNSMSNDLLVEGAQREIAQLDEKLFLELYARTPNRKN; this is encoded by the coding sequence ATGAACAACAAAACATTATTGAACCTCTTCGGCCTGAAGTGGAATCCTTTCTCACCGAATATACCGGCTGAAGCGCTCTGGCGACCGCCTGCAATTGATTCTTTCTTTTTCAGAATTGAGAACCTGGTCAAAGAGGGTGGGTTTGCCTTGATATGTGGTGAACCCGGCTTGGGGAAATCTAAAAACCTACAGCTTCTGGTAAATCGCCTGGCGCCTATGGGAGATGTGATTGTCGCTGTTATGGAGCGCCCTCAAAGCAGCCTGACTGATTTTTATCGTGAAATGGGCGATCTTTTTGAGATCAACCTTTCACCGGCCAATCGCTATGGCGGTTTTAAATCGTTACGCATCCGATGGCATGAACATTTTAAGAATACCCTATTAAAGCCCGTCCTGCTGGTTGACGAAGCCCAAGAAATGGCAACCCCCTGCCTTAATGAACTCAGACTCCTGGGAAGCGCCAACTTCGACTCGGAATGCTTGCTGACAACAATCCTGTGTGGTGATAACCGCCTGCCGGAAAGGTTCCGCGCTCTTCCTCTGGTTTCCTTGGGAAGTCGCATCCAGGTCAGAAGACAGCTTGAACCCTACACCAAAAATGACCTTTTGGACTATTTGAGACACGCTGTCGAATCTGCAGGCGCCCCGGCTTTGATGACAAAAGAGCTTATGCAAACTCTTGCCGAGCATGCCGGTGGCTACCTGAGAGTGCTCAACAGCATGTCAAACGACTTGTTGGTTGAAGGAGCGCAAAGGGAAATAGCCCAACTGGATGAAAAACTTTTCCTTGAATTATACGCGCGTACACCAAATCGTAAAAACTAA
- a CDS encoding ferredoxin, translated as MKVIVTSQCMGDRNCNNLCPEVFEYNEDELKSTVKFEEIPEQYKEVCRRAAAECGADAIEIVE; from the coding sequence ATGAAAGTCATCGTAACGTCGCAGTGTATGGGAGACCGGAATTGCAATAATCTTTGTCCTGAGGTGTTCGAATACAATGAGGATGAGTTGAAATCCACGGTCAAGTTTGAGGAAATACCAGAGCAATACAAGGAGGTTTGCCGCCGTGCCGCAGCTGAGTGCGGTGCTGACGCCATCGAAATCGTTGAGTGA
- a CDS encoding antitoxin, with translation MESVAKIFMNGRSQAVRLPKAFRFEGSEVRIRKQGEKVILEPIKKTKWPDGFWDIFTPDPQFETPAPLPPKDFSLD, from the coding sequence ATGGAATCTGTAGCCAAGATTTTCATGAATGGAAGATCCCAGGCGGTTCGGCTGCCAAAAGCGTTTCGATTCGAAGGCTCTGAGGTCAGAATCCGAAAACAGGGGGAGAAAGTCATTCTGGAGCCAATTAAAAAAACAAAGTGGCCGGATGGATTCTGGGACATTTTTACGCCAGACCCCCAGTTTGAAACGCCGGCCCCATTGCCCCCCAAAGACTTCTCCCTGGATTAA
- a CDS encoding S24 family peptidase: MENQFQTFFERVSSALGIKNLSELATILRVNRSSITQARKNNSVPANWLLALFRSHGLNPDWLEGSHGPKWLKPGDAVSGDFFPVPKVQARLCAGAGSFDVGNQIEDHYSFKTAWLQSKGPKDRMVLMDVFGNSMAPEIKDGDTVLIDQSQTDVFAGSIYAVGVEDTIMVKRIEKHPRKLVLLSDNKEYAPIFLSDEEMDRVRIIGKVLWICRELR; encoded by the coding sequence ATGGAAAACCAATTTCAGACATTTTTCGAACGTGTCTCCAGTGCCTTGGGCATCAAAAACCTTTCCGAGTTGGCTACCATTTTACGGGTCAACCGGTCTTCCATCACCCAGGCGCGTAAGAACAATTCCGTTCCTGCCAATTGGCTGCTGGCCCTTTTTCGCAGCCATGGGTTGAATCCCGACTGGTTGGAAGGCAGTCATGGACCGAAATGGCTTAAACCCGGCGATGCCGTCAGCGGCGACTTTTTCCCGGTGCCGAAGGTTCAGGCACGACTCTGTGCCGGTGCCGGATCCTTCGATGTGGGAAATCAAATTGAAGACCATTATTCATTTAAAACGGCGTGGCTGCAAAGCAAGGGGCCCAAAGACCGCATGGTTTTAATGGATGTGTTTGGCAACAGCATGGCGCCTGAGATTAAAGACGGGGATACCGTACTCATCGACCAGTCCCAGACAGACGTTTTTGCCGGCTCCATCTATGCCGTGGGTGTCGAGGATACGATCATGGTCAAACGGATCGAAAAACATCCACGAAAACTCGTTCTTTTAAGTGACAACAAAGAATATGCACCGATTTTTTTGTCCGATGAGGAGATGGATCGCGTTCGCATCATCGGAAAGGTTTTATGGATCTGCAGAGAGTTGAGGTGA
- a CDS encoding AAA family ATPase: MNPSSYFAFDDFARALENLENAFRNENDRYLMLTGETGVGKTWLCRQLNTVLDRCRHRVFYFSHARHLSATALIRVLATWMRLPTRRSHSETLQGLISALGEHPHQLLLWFDEAHELADETLLEAKALAESDLDGSCPVRILLIGMPLLRDRVQAIAPLWRRIVVREELTGLTFDELPPFIEHHFGAENLQRICQQGLHILFERARGIPGLVVPRFKKILAENKSGGPIDPLFLDDMLQRWELT; this comes from the coding sequence ATGAACCCATCGTCCTACTTTGCCTTTGACGATTTTGCACGGGCGCTTGAAAACCTTGAAAACGCCTTTCGAAACGAAAACGACCGTTATCTGATGTTAACCGGCGAGACCGGTGTCGGTAAAACATGGCTGTGCCGGCAGTTGAACACCGTCCTAGACCGCTGCCGGCATCGCGTGTTCTATTTTTCTCACGCACGTCACCTGAGTGCAACCGCCCTGATCCGCGTGCTGGCAACCTGGATGAGACTGCCCACCCGACGCTCTCACAGCGAAACGCTCCAAGGCCTGATATCCGCCCTTGGCGAACACCCCCACCAGTTGCTGTTATGGTTCGACGAAGCACACGAACTGGCCGATGAAACCCTGCTGGAGGCAAAGGCGCTGGCCGAAAGCGACCTTGACGGCAGTTGCCCGGTACGCATCCTTTTAATCGGCATGCCTTTGCTGCGGGACAGAGTTCAGGCCATTGCCCCTTTGTGGCGGCGTATCGTGGTGCGCGAAGAGTTGACCGGTCTGACATTCGATGAACTGCCCCCTTTTATCGAACATCACTTCGGTGCCGAAAATCTGCAGCGCATCTGTCAGCAGGGGCTGCATATCCTGTTTGAACGCGCCAGAGGTATCCCGGGCCTGGTTGTCCCCAGGTTCAAAAAAATCCTGGCCGAAAACAAATCCGGCGGCCCCATCGATCCTTTGTTTCTCGACGACATGCTCCAACGCTGGGAACTGACATGA
- a CDS encoding TlyA family RNA methyltransferase — MTSKKRIDTLLVDRKLCQSRERAKALIMAGRVQVNGVLCDKAGAQFPVACEVAIKGDDLPYVSRGGLKLEAALRETHLDCGGIICLDVGASTGGFTDCLLQHGAARVFAVDVGYGQLAWSLRNDSRVVVIERTNIRKIDPALITAPIDLITIDTSFISLKIVVPAIVPFLKPDGSILALIKPQFEAGKGKVGKGGVVKDPALHQEIIDDLRCFFSERSLYCGPVVPSPILGPKGNQEFIILLKRMNSDL, encoded by the coding sequence GTGACCTCCAAAAAGCGAATCGATACGCTACTGGTCGATAGAAAACTCTGCCAGAGCAGAGAGAGGGCCAAAGCGCTGATCATGGCCGGCCGGGTGCAGGTCAACGGGGTGCTTTGCGACAAAGCCGGCGCACAGTTTCCCGTGGCCTGTGAGGTTGCCATCAAAGGCGACGACCTGCCTTATGTCAGCCGTGGCGGGCTCAAACTGGAAGCGGCCCTTCGCGAAACCCACCTGGACTGCGGGGGAATAATCTGCCTCGATGTGGGGGCGTCAACGGGTGGATTTACCGACTGCCTGCTGCAACATGGCGCGGCCCGCGTTTTTGCCGTGGATGTGGGCTATGGTCAACTGGCCTGGTCGCTCAGAAACGATTCACGGGTGGTGGTGATCGAAAGAACCAACATCCGAAAGATCGATCCCGCCTTGATCACGGCTCCCATTGATCTGATCACCATCGATACCTCGTTTATATCGCTGAAGATCGTCGTCCCTGCCATCGTGCCGTTCCTGAAACCCGATGGGTCGATTCTGGCTCTGATCAAGCCTCAGTTCGAAGCCGGTAAGGGAAAGGTCGGCAAAGGCGGTGTGGTCAAAGACCCGGCGCTACACCAGGAGATCATCGATGATCTGCGCTGCTTCTTTTCCGAACGGTCGCTTTACTGCGGTCCGGTTGTGCCCTCCCCTATTCTTGGCCCCAAAGGCAACCAGGAATTTATCATCCTGCTGAAGCGAATGAATTCCGATTTATAA
- a CDS encoding DDE-type integrase/transposase/recombinase, whose product MKDKTTRIWALFRFTVIGPIWRRPPAAGKLKEELEYLALKRYHHPTTDQLVQFSFSTIERWYYRALGTDDPIEALTRRVRSDAGENRAMPALLLAELEKQYRRYQHWSFQLHADNLKALSEDHPELGECPSYPTVRRRMLERGWIRKPSTGPSPTEGRQKAAERLEKHEVRSYESDFVHALWHFDYHECHRKAVDANGIWHRVYLLGILDDCSRLCCHAQWYLSESAETLYHGLMQAFHKRGLPRSTLSDNGSAMLAGETQNGFSRLGVHHDTTLAYSPYQNGKQEVFWAQVEGRLLAMLSHVEALTLEMLNQATQAWVEQEYNRSQHREIRMAPREKALQVKAVDRPSPDHQAIQLAFTVRERRIQRKSDGSITVKGVRFEIPSRFRFIKEIYVRYQSWDLSRIFMVDKRNDNLLATLYPQDKSKNADGRRRRLTNPAVNVDISKDVFEPIPPLLNKYMAEYAVTGLPPAYLPKEDV is encoded by the coding sequence ATGAAAGACAAAACAACTCGAATCTGGGCCTTATTTCGCTTTACCGTAATCGGTCCCATCTGGCGCCGTCCGCCGGCCGCGGGGAAATTAAAGGAAGAGCTTGAGTATTTGGCGCTTAAGCGTTACCACCATCCGACCACGGATCAGTTGGTTCAGTTCAGCTTTTCAACAATTGAAAGATGGTATTACCGAGCCCTTGGCACGGATGATCCGATCGAAGCTTTAACGCGCCGCGTTCGATCCGATGCCGGAGAAAACCGCGCCATGCCGGCGTTATTGCTGGCAGAACTGGAAAAACAGTACAGGCGTTATCAGCACTGGAGTTTCCAACTGCATGCCGACAACCTCAAAGCGCTCTCCGAGGATCACCCTGAATTAGGAGAGTGTCCATCGTACCCTACCGTAAGACGCCGCATGCTTGAACGGGGATGGATCCGCAAACCATCCACCGGTCCAAGCCCCACCGAAGGACGCCAAAAAGCTGCCGAACGGCTCGAAAAACATGAAGTGCGCAGCTACGAATCTGATTTTGTCCACGCGTTGTGGCATTTTGATTATCATGAGTGTCACCGAAAAGCGGTTGATGCGAACGGAATTTGGCATCGCGTCTATCTTTTGGGCATTCTGGATGATTGTTCCCGTCTATGCTGTCACGCTCAATGGTACCTCTCAGAAAGCGCCGAAACATTGTATCATGGGTTGATGCAAGCCTTTCACAAGCGCGGCTTACCGCGTAGCACACTAAGCGATAATGGCTCGGCCATGCTAGCCGGAGAAACCCAAAACGGGTTCTCTCGTCTGGGCGTTCACCACGATACCACCCTTGCTTATAGCCCCTATCAGAACGGCAAACAGGAAGTCTTCTGGGCGCAGGTGGAAGGCCGTTTACTGGCCATGCTTTCACATGTAGAGGCATTGACCCTTGAGATGCTGAACCAGGCGACACAGGCGTGGGTCGAACAGGAATACAATCGTTCCCAACATCGCGAGATCAGAATGGCTCCCCGCGAGAAAGCATTGCAGGTAAAAGCGGTAGATCGACCGTCGCCGGATCATCAGGCGATCCAATTGGCCTTCACAGTTCGGGAAAGACGCATCCAGCGCAAAAGTGACGGAAGCATCACGGTCAAGGGCGTCCGCTTTGAAATCCCCTCTCGCTTTCGCTTTATCAAGGAAATTTATGTACGTTACCAGAGCTGGGATCTCAGCCGGATTTTTATGGTGGACAAACGCAACGATAATTTACTTGCTACGCTTTACCCGCAAGACAAGTCCAAAAATGCCGACGGGCGCAGGCGGCGTTTGACCAACCCCGCTGTCAACGTTGACATCTCGAAAGATGTCTTTGAACCGATTCCCCCTTTACTGAATAAATACATGGCAGAATACGCCGTAACAGGATTGCCACCGGCGTATTTGCCCAAGGAGGACGTATGA
- the fusA gene encoding elongation factor G: protein MNETLRNVALVAHGGAGKTSLAEIMINKAGLTTRIGRVEDGNTMMDFEPEELKRQASLSSGFFQLPWKKHTISLIDTPGDQNFISDAKLCMQAAETALIVVDAVDGVKVQTEQVAEFASDYNLPCAIFINKLDRERADFTRALEDAVQCLSPKPIILQLPIGAEDEFNGIVDLIGMKAYQYDDSGNATEIEIPADMQDAVETERETLIENVAEADDAIIERYLEGETISNQELRDTLKKGILSRTFAPVLCGSATHNIGVDLLMDFMATCLPSPLEMPPKQGVNPANDDAIERERDPEAPFSGFVFKTVADPYAGRLTIFKVISGKLGGDGNFYNSTKETRERFNQLLTIAGKEQKPATEAGPGSIVAVAKLKETKTGDTLCDEGNKIRYTCAEPMPTLISFALESKATGDEDKIYISLTKLLEEDISLKLERNAETKEILLSGLGQVHIESTIEKLKRKFNVEVLLKTPKIPYRETIKKKVRVQGKHKKQSGGHGQYGDCWIVMEPLPRGAGFEFVDAIVGGVIPKQYIPAVEKGIVEACQKGPLIGFPCVDFRATVDFGSYHAVDSSEMAFKVAGSLAYKKACEEASPVLLEPVMKVTVVTPDEYMGDIMGDMNSRRGRVLGMDSAGKNQVINAEVPLAEFQTYAPDLRSMTGGRGMYSMEFLRYDEVPAQIATKVIEQIKAEQEE, encoded by the coding sequence ATGAACGAAACCTTAAGAAATGTTGCACTGGTTGCCCATGGGGGGGCAGGTAAGACATCACTTGCGGAGATCATGATCAACAAGGCCGGCTTGACCACGCGCATCGGCCGTGTGGAAGACGGCAATACGATGATGGATTTTGAACCGGAAGAACTCAAGCGGCAGGCCAGCCTTTCCAGTGGTTTTTTTCAACTGCCTTGGAAAAAGCATACCATCAGCCTGATCGACACCCCTGGTGACCAAAATTTCATCTCCGATGCCAAGCTCTGTATGCAGGCCGCAGAAACCGCTCTCATCGTCGTCGATGCCGTTGATGGCGTCAAGGTCCAGACCGAACAGGTGGCCGAATTTGCATCTGATTACAACCTTCCCTGCGCCATCTTCATCAACAAACTGGATCGGGAGCGGGCCGATTTTACCCGTGCGCTGGAAGACGCGGTGCAGTGCCTTTCTCCCAAGCCGATAATTCTCCAACTGCCCATTGGCGCCGAAGACGAATTCAACGGGATTGTCGATCTGATTGGCATGAAGGCCTACCAATACGATGACAGTGGCAATGCCACGGAAATCGAGATTCCCGCAGACATGCAGGATGCCGTGGAGACCGAACGTGAAACGCTGATCGAAAACGTGGCCGAGGCCGACGACGCGATCATCGAACGTTACCTGGAAGGGGAAACCATCTCCAACCAGGAACTTCGCGACACCCTGAAAAAGGGGATCCTGTCACGTACCTTCGCGCCGGTTCTGTGCGGATCAGCAACCCACAACATCGGCGTGGACCTGCTCATGGATTTCATGGCCACCTGTCTGCCATCCCCCTTGGAGATGCCGCCCAAGCAAGGCGTCAATCCGGCCAACGATGACGCCATCGAACGTGAGCGCGATCCTGAGGCACCCTTTTCCGGATTTGTCTTTAAAACCGTGGCCGATCCCTACGCCGGTCGACTGACCATTTTCAAGGTGATTTCCGGAAAACTGGGCGGTGACGGCAACTTCTACAATTCAACCAAAGAGACACGCGAGCGTTTCAACCAGCTGCTCACCATCGCCGGCAAGGAACAGAAGCCAGCCACCGAAGCCGGACCAGGGTCGATCGTGGCCGTGGCCAAGCTCAAAGAGACGAAAACCGGTGATACGCTATGCGACGAAGGCAATAAGATCCGCTATACCTGTGCCGAGCCCATGCCGACCTTGATTTCATTTGCTCTGGAGTCCAAAGCGACCGGTGACGAGGACAAGATTTATATCTCCCTGACCAAGCTTCTCGAAGAGGACATATCCTTGAAACTCGAGCGCAATGCCGAAACCAAGGAGATCCTGCTTTCCGGTCTGGGACAAGTGCACATTGAAAGCACCATCGAAAAGCTCAAACGCAAGTTCAATGTCGAGGTCCTGTTGAAGACCCCGAAAATTCCCTACCGCGAAACCATCAAGAAAAAAGTCCGCGTTCAGGGCAAACACAAAAAACAGTCCGGTGGACATGGCCAGTACGGGGACTGCTGGATCGTTATGGAGCCCCTTCCCCGGGGTGCCGGTTTTGAATTCGTGGATGCCATCGTGGGTGGCGTGATTCCGAAACAGTATATCCCGGCGGTTGAAAAAGGCATCGTGGAAGCATGCCAGAAGGGACCGCTGATTGGATTCCCCTGTGTCGATTTCCGGGCCACCGTGGATTTCGGCAGTTACCACGCCGTGGATTCGTCGGAAATGGCTTTCAAGGTGGCTGGTTCCCTGGCATATAAAAAAGCCTGTGAGGAGGCCAGCCCGGTGTTGCTCGAACCGGTGATGAAAGTTACCGTGGTCACCCCGGACGAATATATGGGCGATATCATGGGTGACATGAACAGCCGCCGCGGTCGTGTGCTGGGCATGGATTCAGCCGGAAAAAATCAGGTCATTAACGCGGAGGTGCCGCTGGCCGAGTTCCAGACCTACGCACCGGATTTGCGGTCCATGACCGGTGGTCGCGGCATGTACAGCATGGAATTTCTGCGCTACGACGAAGTTCCGGCTCAGATTGCAACCAAAGTAATTGAACAGATCAAGGCCGAGCAGGAAGAGTAA
- a CDS encoding radical SAM protein, translated as MRERPCVFVRLTGCNLRCSYCDTQYAYSEGSAYDISTIIDKVRSYGCRLVEITGGEPLIQAETPDLIHALIAKGFQVLMETNGSLDIDKIDSACARIVDVKCPSSGEHEKNDLENLNRLTENDELKFVIGNQTDYEFARNILKTYKLVCPKNSKIHFSPVYGKIRPDLLAQWILADRLNVRLQLQLHKFIWDPNKRGV; from the coding sequence TTGCGGGAACGTCCCTGTGTCTTCGTCAGGTTAACCGGATGCAATCTGCGGTGCTCCTATTGCGACACGCAATATGCCTATAGTGAGGGCAGCGCTTATGACATCAGCACCATTATAGACAAGGTTCGTTCTTACGGGTGTCGTCTGGTTGAAATCACCGGCGGCGAACCGCTGATCCAGGCGGAAACCCCGGATTTAATCCATGCATTGATTGCGAAAGGCTTTCAGGTACTGATGGAGACCAACGGAAGCCTTGATATCGACAAGATTGACTCTGCATGTGCCAGAATCGTCGATGTCAAATGTCCTTCAAGCGGTGAGCATGAAAAAAATGATTTGGAAAATTTAAATCGGTTAACAGAAAATGATGAACTGAAATTTGTCATCGGAAACCAGACTGACTATGAATTTGCACGTAACATTCTAAAAACTTACAAGCTGGTTTGCCCGAAGAATAGTAAAATCCATTTTTCGCCGGTTTACGGGAAAATACGTCCGGATCTGCTGGCCCAGTGGATATTGGCTGATCGTCTCAATGTCCGGCTGCAATTGCAATTGCATAAGTTTATTTGGGATCCGAATAAAAGAGGAGTGTAG
- a CDS encoding DDE-type integrase/transposase/recombinase, which produces MSDSWEIAAWRFEMISPLLDDKLTEAKKRHILSDRTRKSVQWPCSSQKRPIGRSTLFRWLKDYREKGFLGLMPKVRKDKGMARTDRCEQVNYALGLLYEEPGRSLTQLMIYLELEFGELSMSRSTLSRDLHAHPAFMGILRRRKTAGKKLRDLYETDQPHEIWQLDAKGPFSVMLTNSQTIRVHVLSILDDFSRYILAAIIAQAENIQAAVRVFRLAASKWGIALRMQFDRASAYDSEVFRTGLAFLGVHRNWVKSRNPEAQGKIEAYHRSLKKWFVKELPNQEVVDIHHLEALLQATIALVYNRHHHREIKMTPEQALARRISTRRVGADQLAQAFQIAAQAKSHPKTGQVNLPNGLFRVPARFAGKKCHFRYDPVNTDQALLIIDDAHQIPLEPFTKKHPFDFQKTEEKRGTGQLQKLLDVWQGRCRPNAQPGFGLPEVFREFSRLLQRPVPIDQREAAAIEAFYRQNGPLPAQPFRRAIDKTADALGPNRALKAYLQYLERLVKAQIKKPDPQEEPL; this is translated from the coding sequence ATGTCCGATTCATGGGAGATCGCCGCCTGGCGGTTCGAAATGATCAGTCCACTTTTGGATGACAAACTGACCGAAGCAAAAAAACGGCACATTCTTAGCGATCGTACGCGGAAGTCTGTTCAATGGCCGTGTTCGTCCCAAAAAAGGCCGATCGGCAGAAGCACACTGTTCCGATGGCTGAAAGACTACCGCGAAAAAGGCTTTTTGGGGCTGATGCCCAAGGTCAGAAAAGACAAAGGGATGGCCCGCACCGACCGCTGTGAACAGGTGAACTACGCCCTGGGGCTTTTGTACGAAGAGCCCGGACGTTCTTTGACCCAGCTGATGATTTACCTCGAATTGGAGTTCGGTGAGCTGTCCATGAGTCGCTCGACCCTTAGCCGGGATCTTCACGCACACCCGGCGTTTATGGGCATTTTGCGACGCCGAAAGACAGCAGGCAAAAAACTGCGGGACCTGTACGAGACCGACCAGCCGCACGAAATTTGGCAGTTGGACGCCAAAGGCCCGTTTTCAGTAATGTTGACCAACAGCCAAACGATCCGGGTCCATGTGCTGTCGATTCTCGATGATTTTAGCCGTTACATTCTGGCCGCCATTATCGCACAGGCTGAAAATATCCAAGCCGCCGTCAGGGTCTTTCGCCTGGCCGCGTCCAAGTGGGGGATTGCCCTTCGCATGCAGTTCGATCGCGCCTCGGCTTATGACTCCGAAGTCTTCCGCACCGGCCTTGCCTTTTTGGGGGTTCATCGAAACTGGGTAAAATCCCGCAACCCAGAGGCACAGGGGAAAATCGAGGCTTATCACCGATCCCTGAAAAAATGGTTCGTCAAAGAGCTGCCAAACCAGGAGGTGGTCGATATCCATCATCTGGAGGCCCTGCTTCAGGCGACGATCGCTTTGGTCTACAACCGGCACCACCATCGTGAAATCAAGATGACCCCGGAACAAGCCCTGGCCCGACGCATCTCAACACGGCGCGTCGGTGCCGACCAACTTGCCCAGGCATTTCAAATTGCCGCCCAGGCCAAAAGCCACCCGAAGACCGGCCAGGTGAATCTACCCAACGGCCTTTTCCGTGTGCCGGCCCGCTTTGCAGGAAAAAAATGTCATTTTCGCTATGATCCGGTAAACACAGACCAAGCCTTGCTGATCATCGATGACGCGCACCAGATCCCGCTTGAACCCTTCACCAAAAAGCATCCCTTCGATTTTCAAAAGACAGAGGAAAAACGGGGCACCGGCCAGCTGCAAAAACTTCTGGATGTCTGGCAGGGTCGCTGCCGGCCCAATGCCCAGCCCGGCTTCGGTTTGCCGGAAGTGTTTCGTGAGTTCAGCCGGCTGCTGCAGCGCCCCGTTCCCATCGACCAACGAGAAGCCGCGGCCATCGAAGCCTTTTATCGACAAAACGGCCCGTTGCCCGCACAGCCGTTTCGCCGGGCGATCGACAAAACCGCTGACGCCCTTGGACCCAACCGTGCCCTGAAAGCCTATCTGCAATACCTGGAAAGGCTTGTAAAGGCACAGATAAAGAAACCCGACCCGCAGGAGGAACCACTATGA
- the rbr gene encoding rubrerythrin, with protein MGKFRESQTAKNLLVSYAFESQATTRYIFFSNKAKEDGFIQIANIFKEVSDQELEHALRFFKFFNGGDLEVTARFLTGVVKSTYENLIAAADLEKHVHTELYPGFAKMGREEGFNRAADFWDAISVAEAQHEKTFLALADNLETGRTFKRSKDRVWRCSNCGYIHKGAGAPEKCPACVRPMGYFELFAEAW; from the coding sequence GTGGGAAAATTCAGAGAAAGCCAAACGGCAAAGAATTTACTAGTTTCCTATGCCTTTGAATCACAGGCAACGACGCGGTATATCTTTTTCTCCAACAAAGCGAAAGAAGACGGCTTTATTCAGATCGCCAACATTTTTAAGGAGGTCTCGGACCAGGAACTGGAACACGCTTTACGGTTTTTCAAGTTCTTTAATGGGGGCGATCTGGAAGTCACCGCCCGTTTTTTAACCGGTGTGGTGAAATCCACCTACGAGAACCTCATTGCTGCAGCCGATCTGGAAAAACACGTCCACACCGAATTGTATCCGGGATTCGCAAAAATGGGTCGCGAGGAAGGGTTTAACCGGGCCGCTGATTTTTGGGATGCCATTTCAGTGGCGGAAGCGCAGCATGAAAAAACTTTTCTGGCCCTTGCAGACAACCTTGAAACCGGTCGGACATTCAAAAGGAGCAAAGACCGGGTTTGGCGCTGCAGCAACTGCGGCTACATCCATAAGGGGGCCGGTGCCCCTGAAAAATGCCCTGCCTGTGTCCGGCCGATGGGCTATTTCGAGCTATTTGCCGAAGCCTGGTAG